In one Oncorhynchus masou masou isolate Uvic2021 chromosome 23, UVic_Omas_1.1, whole genome shotgun sequence genomic region, the following are encoded:
- the LOC135510359 gene encoding serine protease HTRA3-like isoform X1 produces MQVLLFATVLFCVDDFVRAEPKQKCTERCDVSTCPSPSCPMGYVPDRCNCCLVCAQGEGEPCGRKDDLPCGDGLDCKHPAGKRLAKGFCQCKLVHKVCGSDGNTYGNVCQLKAQSRKALQQGLPAINSVQKGPCKINQNKGTSHPTSPRYKFNFIADVVEKIAPAVVHIELFLRHPLFGRNVPLSSGSGFVMSETGLIVTNAHVVSSTTPMSGHQQLKVQMHSGDIYEATIKDIDKKSDIATIKVNSLKKLSVLLLGHSADLRPGEFVVAIGSPFALQNTVTTGIVSTAQRDGKELGIRDSDMGYVQTDAIINYGNSGGPLVNLDGEVIGINTLKVAAGISFAIPSDRITRFLNESMDKQSKEVRSLKKRFIGIRMLTITSALVEELKQQNPDFPEVTSGIYVHEVVPHSPAQKGGIRDGDIIVKLNGRPLLTTADLQGALTEETTLLLEVRRGNDDLLFNIQPDVIMQ; encoded by the exons ATGCAGGTCCTTCTGTTTGCCACCGTTCTCTTCTGCGTGGATGACTTCGTCCGTGCTGAGCCCAAACAGAAGTGCACGGAGCGCTGCGATGTGAGCacttgccccagccccagctgcCCGATGGGGTACGTTCCAGACCGATGCAACTGCTGCCTGGTATGCGCCCAGGGCGAAGGCGAACCATGCGGGCGCAAAGACGATCTTCCCTGCGGTGATGGACTCGACTGCAAGCACCCGGCCGGCAAGCGTCTCGCCAAGGGGTTCTGCCAGTGTAAATTAGTGCATAAAGTCTGCGGCAGTGATGGCAATACATATGGGAACGTGTGTCAGCTTAAGGCGCAGAGTAGGAAGGCTCTGCAACAGGGTCTGCCAGCCATCAACTCGGTCCAGAAGGGACCATGCAAAATCAACCAAAACAAAG GTACTTCACACCCCACAAGTCCCAGGTATAAGTTTAACTTCATAGCTGACGTGGTGGAGAAGATCGCTCCGGCTGTGGTCCACATCGAACTCTTCCTCAG ACACCCTCTGTTCGGCCGGAACGTCCCTCTGTCTAGCGGGTCAGGCTTTGTGATGTCAGAGACGGGCCTGATAGTGACCAATGCCCACGTCGTGTCCAGCACCACGCCTATGTCAGGTCATCAGCAGCTCAAGGTTCAGATGCACAGTGGTGACATCTACGAGGCGACCATCAAGGACATCGACAAGAAGTCCGACATCGCCACCATAAAAGTCAACTCACTG AAAAAGCTCTCGGTGCTGTTGCTAGGCCACTCGGCCGACCTTCGACCCGGTGAGTTTGTGGTTGCGATCGGCAGCCCCTTTGCGCTCCAGAACACGGTTACCACGGGGATCGTGAGCACGGCCCAGAGGGACGGCAAAGAGCTGGGCATCAGAGACTCTGACATGGGCTATGTACAGACTGACGCCATCATTAAC TATGGAAATTCAGGTGGACCTCTCGTTAACTTG GATGGAGAGGTGATCGGCATCAACACTCTCAAGGTGGCTGCTGGGATTTCCTTCGCCATCCCCTCTGATAGGATTACACGATTCCTCAACGAATCAATGGACAAGCAGAGCAAAG AAGTGAGATCACTGAAGAAGCGGTTTATTGGAATAAGGATGCTCACCATCACTTCAGC ccTGGTTGAGGAGCTGAAGCAGCAGAACCCAGACTTCCCAGAGGTCACTAGTGGGATCTACGTTCATGAAGTGGTGCCTCACTCTCCTGCACAGAA AGGTGGAATCAGAGACGGCGACATCATCGTGAAGCTGAACGGCCGTCCGCTGCTGACCACTGCTGACCTACAGGGGGCGCTCACAGAGGAGACGACTCTGCTGTTGGAGGTCAGGAGGGGCAACGACGACCTACTCTTCAACATCCAGCCTGATGTCATTATGCAGTAA
- the LOC135510359 gene encoding serine protease HTRA3-like isoform X2, which produces MQNQPKQSIGTSHPTSPRYKFNFIADVVEKIAPAVVHIELFLRHPLFGRNVPLSSGSGFVMSETGLIVTNAHVVSSTTPMSGHQQLKVQMHSGDIYEATIKDIDKKSDIATIKVNSLKKLSVLLLGHSADLRPGEFVVAIGSPFALQNTVTTGIVSTAQRDGKELGIRDSDMGYVQTDAIINYGNSGGPLVNLDGEVIGINTLKVAAGISFAIPSDRITRFLNESMDKQSKEVRSLKKRFIGIRMLTITSALVEELKQQNPDFPEVTSGIYVHEVVPHSPAQKGGIRDGDIIVKLNGRPLLTTADLQGALTEETTLLLEVRRGNDDLLFNIQPDVIMQ; this is translated from the exons ATGCAAAATCAACCAAAACAAAG TATAGGTACTTCACACCCCACAAGTCCCAGGTATAAGTTTAACTTCATAGCTGACGTGGTGGAGAAGATCGCTCCGGCTGTGGTCCACATCGAACTCTTCCTCAG ACACCCTCTGTTCGGCCGGAACGTCCCTCTGTCTAGCGGGTCAGGCTTTGTGATGTCAGAGACGGGCCTGATAGTGACCAATGCCCACGTCGTGTCCAGCACCACGCCTATGTCAGGTCATCAGCAGCTCAAGGTTCAGATGCACAGTGGTGACATCTACGAGGCGACCATCAAGGACATCGACAAGAAGTCCGACATCGCCACCATAAAAGTCAACTCACTG AAAAAGCTCTCGGTGCTGTTGCTAGGCCACTCGGCCGACCTTCGACCCGGTGAGTTTGTGGTTGCGATCGGCAGCCCCTTTGCGCTCCAGAACACGGTTACCACGGGGATCGTGAGCACGGCCCAGAGGGACGGCAAAGAGCTGGGCATCAGAGACTCTGACATGGGCTATGTACAGACTGACGCCATCATTAAC TATGGAAATTCAGGTGGACCTCTCGTTAACTTG GATGGAGAGGTGATCGGCATCAACACTCTCAAGGTGGCTGCTGGGATTTCCTTCGCCATCCCCTCTGATAGGATTACACGATTCCTCAACGAATCAATGGACAAGCAGAGCAAAG AAGTGAGATCACTGAAGAAGCGGTTTATTGGAATAAGGATGCTCACCATCACTTCAGC ccTGGTTGAGGAGCTGAAGCAGCAGAACCCAGACTTCCCAGAGGTCACTAGTGGGATCTACGTTCATGAAGTGGTGCCTCACTCTCCTGCACAGAA AGGTGGAATCAGAGACGGCGACATCATCGTGAAGCTGAACGGCCGTCCGCTGCTGACCACTGCTGACCTACAGGGGGCGCTCACAGAGGAGACGACTCTGCTGTTGGAGGTCAGGAGGGGCAACGACGACCTACTCTTCAACATCCAGCCTGATGTCATTATGCAGTAA